Proteins found in one Deinococcus radiopugnans ATCC 19172 genomic segment:
- a CDS encoding NYN domain-containing protein: MEQTPRIALFIDGANVYAAAKRLGWNFDHRKILDHFAAQGVLYNAFYYTAVPLPIDDKQRRFTDALTYMGYTVRTRPLRESTDEHGDPSRRASLDIEIVTDLLTTTGLYDTAVLLTGDGDFERPVEVLRARGKRVIVASIPEMTSYELRNAADLYVDLGDLRGQIERPGYRLPSEQRGSEQRGPEARTAETRPFYLTAALADNDER; this comes from the coding sequence ATGGAACAGACACCACGAATTGCACTTTTTATTGATGGGGCCAATGTCTACGCGGCGGCCAAACGGCTGGGCTGGAACTTCGATCACCGCAAGATTCTGGACCACTTCGCCGCGCAGGGCGTCCTCTACAACGCGTTTTATTACACCGCCGTGCCCCTGCCCATCGACGACAAGCAGCGCCGCTTCACCGACGCGCTGACCTACATGGGCTACACCGTCCGGACCCGCCCCCTGCGCGAGAGCACCGACGAGCACGGCGACCCGTCGCGCCGCGCCAGCCTGGACATCGAGATCGTCACGGACCTGCTGACCACCACCGGGCTGTACGACACCGCCGTGCTGCTGACCGGCGACGGCGATTTCGAGCGCCCAGTGGAAGTCCTGCGGGCGCGCGGCAAGCGGGTGATCGTCGCCAGCATTCCCGAGATGACCAGTTACGAACTGCGCAACGCCGCTGACCTGTACGTGGATCTGGGTGACCTGCGCGGCCAGATCGAGCGTCCCGGCTACCGCTTGCCCAGTGAACAGCGGGGCAGTGAGCAGCGCGGCCCGGAGGCCCGGACGGCGGAAACCCGGCCCTTCTACCTGACCGCCGCGCTGGCCGACAACGATGAGCGCTGA